In a single window of the Massilia oculi genome:
- the accC gene encoding acetyl-CoA carboxylase biotin carboxylase subunit, giving the protein MFEKILIANRGEIALRIQRACRELGIKTVVVHSEADKDAKYVKLADESVCIGPAQSTLSYLNMPAIISAAEVTDAEAIHPGYGFLSENADFAERVEKSGFVFIGPRSDSIRLMGDKVSAKQAMIKAGVPCVPGSDGALPDDPKEIVQTARRIGYPVIIKAAGGGGGRGMRVVHTEAALLNAVQMTKTEAGTAFGNPEVYMEKYLENPRHVEIQILADEHKNAVWLGERDCSMQRRHQKVIEEAPAPGIPRKLIEKIGDRCAEACRKIGYRGAGTFEFLYENGEFYFIEMNTRVQVEHPVTEMITGIDIVQEQIRIACGEKLRFRQRDIMLSGHSIECRINAEDPFKFTPSPGRITGWHPPGGPGIRVDSHSYAGYYVPPHYDSMIGKVISYGATREQAIRRMQIALSEMVVEGILTNIPLHRELMVDARFIEGGTNIHYLEQKLAAKPDLPKETALGAKSEAKVQE; this is encoded by the coding sequence ATGTTTGAAAAAATCCTCATCGCCAACCGTGGTGAAATCGCGCTGCGTATCCAGCGCGCCTGCCGCGAGCTGGGCATCAAGACGGTCGTCGTCCACTCCGAGGCCGACAAGGACGCCAAGTACGTGAAACTGGCGGACGAATCGGTCTGCATCGGACCGGCGCAATCGACCCTCAGCTACCTGAACATGCCCGCGATCATCAGCGCGGCCGAAGTGACCGACGCCGAAGCGATCCACCCGGGCTATGGCTTCCTGTCCGAGAACGCCGACTTCGCCGAGCGCGTCGAAAAGTCCGGCTTCGTCTTCATCGGCCCGCGTTCCGACTCGATCCGCCTGATGGGCGACAAGGTCTCGGCCAAGCAGGCGATGATCAAGGCCGGCGTGCCGTGCGTGCCGGGTTCGGACGGCGCCCTGCCGGACGATCCGAAGGAAATCGTGCAGACCGCGCGCCGCATCGGCTACCCGGTCATCATCAAGGCCGCCGGCGGCGGCGGCGGCCGCGGCATGCGCGTGGTGCATACCGAAGCCGCACTCCTGAACGCCGTGCAGATGACCAAGACCGAAGCCGGCACCGCCTTCGGCAATCCGGAAGTCTATATGGAGAAGTATCTGGAAAATCCGCGTCACGTGGAAATCCAGATCCTGGCCGACGAACATAAAAACGCCGTCTGGCTGGGCGAACGCGACTGCTCGATGCAGCGCCGCCACCAGAAGGTGATCGAGGAAGCGCCGGCGCCGGGCATCCCGCGCAAGCTCATCGAGAAGATCGGCGACCGCTGCGCCGAAGCCTGCCGCAAGATCGGCTACCGCGGCGCCGGCACCTTCGAATTCCTGTACGAGAACGGCGAGTTCTACTTCATCGAGATGAACACCCGCGTCCAGGTCGAGCACCCGGTCACCGAGATGATCACCGGGATCGACATCGTGCAGGAGCAGATCCGCATCGCCTGCGGCGAGAAGCTGCGCTTCCGCCAGCGCGACATCATGCTGTCGGGTCATTCGATCGAGTGCCGCATCAATGCCGAGGACCCGTTCAAGTTCACCCCGTCGCCAGGCCGCATCACCGGCTGGCACCCACCGGGCGGCCCTGGCATCCGTGTCGATTCGCACTCGTATGCGGGCTACTATGTGCCACCTCATTACGACTCGATGATCGGCAAGGTAATTTCTTACGGTGCGACCCGTGAGCAAGCGATCCGCCGCATGCAAATCGCGCTCTCCGAAATGGTGGTCGAAGGTATCCTCACCAATATTCCGCTGCACCGCGAACTGATGGTCGACGCCCGGTTCATCGAAGGCGGCACCAATATCCACTACCTGGAGCAGAAGCTGGCCGCCAAGCCCGACCTGCCGAAGGAAACGGCGCTCGGCGCCAAATCGGAAGCCAAGGTACAAGAATGA
- the accB gene encoding acetyl-CoA carboxylase biotin carboxyl carrier protein codes for MDLRKLKTLIDLVAESDIAELEVTEGESKVRIVKSSAIPQNQMVMLPHQGVQQYSAPAAAPAAAPAPVAAPAVAAEPTGHVVKSPMVGTFYRSSAPGAAAFVEVGQSIKEGDTLCIIEAMKLLNEIDADVSGTVTKILVENGQPVEFGQPLFVIG; via the coding sequence ATGGATCTACGAAAACTCAAGACCTTGATCGACCTGGTCGCTGAATCGGACATCGCCGAACTCGAAGTGACCGAAGGCGAAAGCAAGGTTCGCATCGTCAAGTCGTCCGCAATCCCGCAGAACCAGATGGTCATGCTGCCGCACCAGGGCGTGCAGCAATACTCGGCGCCCGCCGCTGCTCCAGCCGCCGCGCCGGCACCGGTCGCCGCGCCGGCCGTGGCCGCCGAACCGACCGGCCACGTGGTCAAGTCGCCGATGGTCGGCACCTTCTACCGCTCGTCCGCGCCTGGCGCCGCCGCCTTCGTCGAAGTCGGCCAGAGCATCAAGGAAGGCGACACCCTGTGCATCATCGAAGCGATGAAGCTCCTGAACGAAATCGATGCCGACGTGTCCGGCACCGTCACCAAGATCCTCGTGGAAAACGGCCAGCCGGTCGAATTCGGCCAGCCACTGTTCGTGATCGGCTGA
- the aroQ gene encoding type II 3-dehydroquinate dehydratase codes for MAKKLLLLNGPNLNLLGTREPAVYGTTTLADIEQAAVTQASQAGAALEYFQSNHEGALIDRIHAARAEGVDFIVINPGGLTHTSVALRDAFASVAIPFVEVHISNVHQRESFRHHSYLSGIARGVICGLGADGYRFAIDFALK; via the coding sequence ATGGCGAAAAAGCTACTGCTGCTGAACGGCCCCAACCTCAATTTATTGGGGACGCGGGAACCGGCGGTGTACGGTACGACGACGTTGGCCGACATCGAACAAGCGGCAGTCACGCAGGCCAGCCAGGCCGGCGCGGCGCTGGAGTATTTCCAGAGTAACCATGAGGGAGCGTTGATCGACCGCATCCATGCCGCGCGTGCCGAGGGCGTGGATTTCATCGTCATCAACCCTGGCGGCCTGACCCATACCAGCGTAGCCCTGCGCGATGCGTTCGCCTCGGTGGCCATTCCCTTCGTGGAGGTGCATATTTCAAATGTCCACCAACGCGAGTCCTTCCGGCACCACTCCTATTTGTCCGGCATTGCGCGCGGCGTGATCTGCGGACTGGGAGCGGACGGATATCGGTTTGCCATCGACTTCGCACTTAAATAG
- a CDS encoding TlpA family protein disulfide reductase, translating into MNKKHLAAYAAVAALFGVMGAVVAVYKKPAQSVLPAPTTVARDGQVTNPAVNLYAQSLNDLEGKPQPLAQWKGKPLLVNFWATWCGPCVREMPELMHLASEDGGKRFNVIGIGIDSPTNMSEFAAKMNVTYPLYVGGMGGTELSRGFGNTNGGLPYTVLIGADGQVIKTYLGELKFDELRADLAKLGS; encoded by the coding sequence ATGAACAAGAAACATCTGGCCGCGTATGCGGCAGTCGCCGCGCTGTTCGGCGTGATGGGCGCCGTGGTGGCGGTCTACAAGAAACCGGCGCAAAGCGTGCTGCCAGCCCCGACCACCGTCGCCCGCGACGGCCAGGTCACCAACCCGGCCGTCAACCTGTATGCGCAGTCGCTCAACGACCTCGAAGGCAAGCCCCAGCCGCTGGCCCAGTGGAAGGGCAAGCCCCTCCTGGTGAATTTCTGGGCCACCTGGTGCGGTCCCTGCGTGCGCGAAATGCCCGAACTGATGCACCTGGCGAGCGAGGATGGCGGCAAGCGCTTCAACGTGATCGGCATCGGCATCGATTCGCCCACCAATATGAGCGAGTTTGCCGCAAAAATGAACGTCACCTATCCGCTGTACGTGGGCGGCATGGGCGGCACCGAGCTGTCGCGCGGGTTCGGCAATACGAATGGCGGCTTGCCGTATACCGTGTTGATTGGCGCCGATGGGCAGGTGATCAAGACTTATCTGGGCGAACTGAAGTTCGATGAATTGCGCGCCGATCTCGCCAAACTGGGATCGTGA
- the mpl gene encoding UDP-N-acetylmuramate:L-alanyl-gamma-D-glutamyl-meso-diaminopimelate ligase, with translation MHIHILGICGTFMGGLAVLAKEAGHRVTGCDANVYPPMSIQLEAQGIELIQGYGPEQVALNPDLYVIGNVMTRGNPLIEEILNRGLPYVSGPQWIGEHILREKWVLAVAGTHGKTTTTSMLAWILEDAGYAPGFLIGGVPMNFGVSARLHGDKPSDFFVIEADEYDTAFFDKRSKFVHYHAKTAVLNNLEYDHADIFPDIGAIETQFHHLVRTVPGVGRLVVNGDEASIGRVLKRGCWSDKESFGSADGVDWAMVEHPGGASFDVLFKGELQGTVGWDLTGKHNRSNALAAIAAARHVGVPTAQAIDSLARFQNVKRRMEVRGVVNDITVYDDFAHHPTAIATTVGGLRQKLGTGGRILAVLEPRSNTMKLGAMKDALPGSLKDADLVFGFGSQQALGWSLADALTPLGKIAHSFDQIDYMVQAIVQQAQPGDHILVMSNGGFGGVHQKLLDALAP, from the coding sequence ATGCACATTCATATCCTCGGCATCTGCGGCACCTTCATGGGCGGCCTGGCCGTCCTGGCCAAGGAGGCGGGCCACCGCGTGACCGGTTGCGACGCCAACGTCTATCCTCCGATGAGCATTCAGCTGGAAGCCCAGGGGATCGAACTGATCCAGGGCTATGGCCCGGAACAGGTGGCGCTGAATCCCGACCTGTATGTGATCGGTAATGTCATGACACGCGGCAATCCGCTGATCGAAGAGATCCTGAACCGCGGCCTGCCGTATGTCTCCGGCCCGCAGTGGATCGGCGAACACATCTTGCGCGAAAAATGGGTGCTGGCCGTGGCCGGCACGCACGGCAAGACCACGACCACCTCGATGCTGGCCTGGATCCTGGAAGACGCGGGCTATGCGCCTGGATTTCTGATCGGCGGCGTGCCGATGAATTTCGGGGTCTCGGCGCGCCTGCATGGCGACAAACCGAGCGACTTCTTCGTGATCGAGGCCGACGAATACGACACCGCCTTCTTCGACAAGCGCAGCAAGTTCGTGCACTACCACGCCAAGACGGCGGTGCTGAACAACCTGGAATACGACCACGCCGACATCTTCCCCGACATCGGTGCCATCGAGACCCAGTTCCACCATCTGGTGCGCACCGTGCCGGGCGTGGGCCGGCTGGTCGTGAATGGCGATGAGGCGTCGATCGGCCGCGTGCTCAAACGCGGCTGCTGGAGCGACAAGGAAAGCTTCGGCTCGGCCGACGGCGTCGACTGGGCCATGGTCGAGCATCCGGGCGGCGCCAGCTTCGACGTCCTTTTCAAGGGCGAACTGCAAGGCACCGTGGGTTGGGACCTGACGGGCAAGCACAACCGCTCGAACGCGCTGGCCGCGATCGCCGCCGCCCGCCACGTCGGCGTGCCGACCGCCCAGGCAATCGACTCGCTGGCGCGCTTCCAGAACGTGAAGCGCCGCATGGAAGTGCGCGGCGTGGTCAACGATATTACGGTGTACGACGATTTCGCCCATCATCCGACGGCGATCGCCACCACGGTCGGCGGCCTGCGCCAGAAGCTGGGCACGGGCGGGCGCATCCTGGCCGTGCTCGAACCGCGCTCGAACACGATGAAGCTGGGCGCCATGAAGGATGCGCTGCCGGGCAGCCTGAAGGATGCCGACCTGGTGTTCGGCTTCGGCAGCCAGCAGGCGCTGGGCTGGTCGCTGGCCGACGCCTTGACACCGCTGGGCAAGATCGCGCACAGCTTCGACCAGATCGACTATATGGTGCAGGCCATCGTGCAACAGGCGCAACCGGGCGACCACATCCTCGTGATGAGCAATGGCGGCTTCGGTGGCGTGCACCAGAAGCTTCTGGACGCCCTGGCGCCATGA
- a CDS encoding YqiA/YcfP family alpha/beta fold hydrolase has translation MSSSPYLLYLHGFRSSPRSFKARVVQEQLEQAGLGERLICPQLPASPKAAIDLALALVERLAPANLAIVGSSLGGFYATWLAERLGVRAAVINPSVDPTRNLEKHVGVTTAWHSDEPFEFRQEYIGELHDLRVARITRPERYFLLAATGDEVLDYRDMVAHYAGARQHVIEGSDHAISEFPQYVDEVLAFCGLGPVGAAQ, from the coding sequence ATGAGCTCGTCGCCTTACCTGCTGTACCTGCACGGCTTTCGTTCCTCGCCGCGCTCGTTCAAGGCGCGCGTGGTGCAGGAACAGCTCGAGCAGGCCGGCCTGGGCGAAAGACTGATCTGCCCGCAGCTGCCGGCGTCGCCGAAGGCGGCGATCGACCTCGCGCTGGCGCTGGTGGAACGACTCGCGCCCGCCAACCTGGCCATCGTCGGCTCGTCGCTGGGCGGCTTTTATGCGACCTGGCTGGCCGAACGCCTGGGCGTGCGCGCGGCCGTCATCAATCCTTCCGTCGATCCGACCCGCAATCTGGAAAAGCACGTGGGCGTGACCACCGCCTGGCACTCCGACGAACCGTTCGAATTCCGCCAGGAGTACATCGGCGAGCTGCACGACCTGCGCGTGGCGCGGATCACCCGCCCCGAGCGTTACTTCCTGCTGGCCGCGACCGGCGACGAAGTGCTGGACTACCGCGACATGGTGGCCCACTATGCTGGAGCGCGCCAGCACGTGATCGAGGGCAGCGACCATGCGATCTCGGAATTCCCGCAGTATGTGGATGAAGTGCTGGCGTTTTGCGGTCTCGGGCCGGTGGGCGCGGCGCAGTGA
- a CDS encoding chorismate--pyruvate lyase family protein — protein MRLAAWQPHARAVRAPEGMHDWLVTPGSLTARLVASSDAFRVRRLHQRSATCLADEAQAIGLARPQRAWEREVLLECDGEPVVFAHTVVPMDCDATDWPLFSALGERSLGTTLFYDPLVRRGQLEFARLSADHPLVRRAHAALGGQGATDTTIYYARRCVYRRRQGLLLVTEVFLPAVLTLGAAATMKNIT, from the coding sequence TTGCGCCTGGCTGCCTGGCAGCCGCATGCGCGCGCGGTGCGCGCGCCTGAAGGCATGCACGACTGGCTGGTCACACCCGGTTCGCTGACGGCGCGCCTGGTGGCCAGCAGCGACGCGTTCCGCGTGCGCCGCCTGCACCAGCGCAGCGCCACCTGTCTGGCAGACGAGGCGCAGGCGATCGGCCTGGCGCGTCCACAGCGGGCCTGGGAACGCGAAGTGCTGCTCGAGTGCGACGGCGAGCCGGTGGTGTTCGCCCACACGGTGGTGCCGATGGATTGCGACGCCACCGATTGGCCGCTGTTCTCGGCGCTGGGCGAGCGTTCGCTGGGCACCACGCTGTTCTACGATCCGCTGGTGCGGCGTGGACAACTGGAATTTGCGCGCTTGTCTGCCGACCATCCGCTGGTGCGCCGTGCGCACGCGGCGCTCGGCGGGCAAGGCGCCACCGACACGACTATTTATTATGCGCGGCGCTGCGTCTATCGCCGCCGTCAAGGCCTGCTCCTGGTCACCGAGGTATTCTTGCCGGCGGTACTGACCCTGGGAGCGGCTGCAACCATGAAGAACATTACTTAA
- a CDS encoding ribonuclease catalytic domain-containing protein codes for MNVFFEESGDFKVGAILSQAGEAYQVEMPSGKRTKVKTRDVLLQFDKPEPQALLDAAKAIVLDVDLDFLWEVAGEEEFGFAELGAEYFGHAPLPHEAAGLVLALHGSPIYFYKKGRGRYKAAPEQSLKAALAGIEKKKQQAIVQAGYVEELKAGKLPASMQQIVHQLLFKPDKNTIEYKAFETAASELQTSAPRLMLDVGGLASPKELHMGRFLFEHFPRGAGFAPVEIPKAPGDLPLANVAAFSIDDVTTTEIDDAFSVVRLDDGSVQVGIHIAAPGLGIRPDDAIDKIARARMSTVYMPGDKITMLPDEVVNAFTLAEGNDCPALSLYAVLDPSDWSVKSTTTRAERVPVKNNLRHNDLDHVVNEETLESGAGDYPHKDELGLLWKWALQLEAGRMKKREAFGLKPEQANRVDFNFYVEDDVVSIVRRKRGAPLDKIVAELMIFANSTWGKLLHDSGVPGIYRSQTPGAGGWAAKMQVRMVTHAAPHQGLGVDQYAWSTSPLRRYTDLVNQWQILAAAEHGVTAPLVAPFKHRDATLFAIVSSFDAAYSAYNDFQQNMERYWCLRWLGQENVKQADAVVLKDELVRLVDVPLVVRLTGMPSAPRGAQVKLDIVRWDEIDLQLEARLLEVASAEPDASLDYEEEADTGEAAVAEVVEAEGAVAAVDTGDAPQPAPASAQ; via the coding sequence ATGAACGTATTTTTCGAGGAATCGGGCGACTTCAAGGTCGGCGCCATCCTGTCGCAAGCGGGCGAGGCCTACCAGGTGGAGATGCCGAGCGGTAAGCGCACCAAGGTCAAGACGCGCGACGTGCTGCTGCAGTTCGACAAGCCCGAGCCGCAAGCCCTGCTGGATGCGGCCAAGGCGATCGTTCTTGATGTCGATCTCGACTTCCTGTGGGAAGTCGCGGGCGAAGAAGAATTCGGTTTCGCCGAGCTGGGCGCCGAATACTTCGGCCACGCGCCGCTGCCGCACGAAGCGGCCGGCCTGGTGCTGGCCCTGCACGGTTCGCCGATCTATTTCTACAAGAAGGGCCGCGGCCGCTACAAGGCGGCGCCGGAACAGTCGCTCAAAGCCGCGCTGGCCGGCATCGAAAAGAAAAAGCAGCAGGCCATCGTCCAGGCCGGCTATGTGGAAGAACTGAAAGCGGGCAAGCTGCCCGCTTCGATGCAGCAGATCGTGCACCAGCTGCTGTTCAAGCCCGACAAGAACACCATCGAATACAAGGCCTTCGAGACGGCCGCCAGCGAACTGCAGACCAGCGCGCCGCGCCTGATGCTGGACGTCGGCGGCCTGGCCTCGCCCAAGGAGCTGCACATGGGCCGCTTCCTGTTCGAGCACTTCCCGCGCGGCGCCGGTTTCGCGCCCGTGGAGATCCCGAAGGCGCCGGGCGACCTGCCGCTGGCCAACGTGGCCGCCTTCTCGATCGACGACGTCACTACCACCGAGATCGACGACGCCTTCTCGGTCGTGCGCCTGGACGACGGCAGCGTGCAGGTCGGCATCCACATCGCGGCGCCGGGCCTGGGCATCCGCCCGGACGACGCGATCGACAAGATCGCCCGCGCGCGCATGTCGACCGTGTATATGCCTGGCGACAAGATCACGATGCTGCCGGACGAGGTGGTGAATGCCTTCACCCTGGCCGAGGGCAACGATTGCCCGGCCTTGTCGCTGTACGCCGTGCTCGATCCGAGCGACTGGAGCGTCAAGTCGACCACGACCCGCGCCGAGCGCGTGCCGGTCAAGAACAACCTGCGCCACAACGACCTCGATCACGTGGTCAATGAAGAAACGCTGGAGAGCGGCGCGGGCGACTATCCGCACAAGGACGAGCTGGGCCTGCTGTGGAAGTGGGCGCTGCAGCTGGAAGCGGGCCGCATGAAGAAGCGCGAGGCCTTCGGCCTCAAGCCGGAACAGGCGAACCGGGTCGACTTCAATTTCTACGTCGAGGACGACGTGGTCTCGATCGTGCGCCGCAAGCGCGGCGCGCCGCTGGACAAGATCGTGGCCGAGCTGATGATCTTCGCCAACAGCACCTGGGGCAAGCTGCTGCACGACTCGGGCGTGCCGGGCATCTACCGCTCGCAGACGCCGGGCGCCGGCGGCTGGGCCGCCAAGATGCAGGTGCGCATGGTCACGCACGCGGCGCCGCACCAGGGCCTGGGCGTGGACCAGTACGCCTGGAGCACCTCGCCGCTGCGCCGCTACACCGACCTGGTCAACCAGTGGCAGATCCTGGCCGCCGCCGAACACGGCGTGACGGCGCCGCTGGTGGCCCCGTTCAAGCACCGCGACGCGACCCTGTTCGCGATCGTCTCGAGCTTCGACGCGGCCTATTCGGCCTATAACGACTTCCAGCAGAACATGGAGCGCTACTGGTGCCTGCGCTGGCTGGGGCAGGAGAACGTCAAGCAGGCCGACGCCGTCGTGCTGAAGGACGAGCTGGTGCGCCTGGTCGACGTGCCGCTGGTGGTGCGCCTGACCGGCATGCCCTCAGCGCCGCGCGGCGCCCAGGTGAAACTCGACATCGTGCGCTGGGACGAGATCGACCTGCAGCTCGAAGCGCGCCTGCTCGAAGTGGCGTCCGCCGAACCGGATGCATCGCTCGACTACGAGGAAGAAGCGGACACCGGCGAAGCGGCCGTGGCCGAGGTGGTCGAGGCCGAAGGCGCGGTGGCGGCGGTCGATACCGGGGATGCGCCGCAGCCGGCGCCGGCGTCGGCGCAGTAA
- a CDS encoding TonB C-terminal domain-containing protein: MIALAVSVAAHAGLLALRFAAPEAFRHQPADPGLEVVLVNAKHDRAPARADALAQANLDGGGTAEAGRAKSPLPDLRKVEDGDSIKALQRRIAELERLQQNVLTRARSGGDFTAPPVTERDKPDPTRQGADNLDTTRAISRTSAEIFERIEEENRRPKRTQITPSTRQVGYALYYKAMQKRIEEVGTLNFPQQAGRKLYGDLVVYIPVFQDGTLYLGDGGPRVERSSGNPALDKAALEIVRRSAPFGAFPANMRTQGKDDLWEVFTRFRFTREDKMQATLGEAAK; encoded by the coding sequence ATGATCGCCCTGGCCGTATCGGTGGCAGCCCACGCCGGGCTGCTGGCGCTGCGGTTCGCCGCGCCGGAGGCGTTCCGCCACCAGCCGGCCGATCCCGGGCTGGAAGTGGTGCTGGTCAATGCCAAGCACGACCGGGCGCCAGCCAGGGCCGATGCGCTGGCCCAGGCCAACCTGGATGGCGGCGGCACGGCCGAGGCGGGCCGCGCCAAGTCGCCGCTGCCCGACCTGCGCAAGGTCGAGGATGGCGACAGCATCAAGGCCCTGCAGCGGCGCATTGCCGAATTGGAGCGGCTGCAGCAGAACGTGCTGACGCGCGCCCGCAGCGGCGGCGATTTCACCGCGCCGCCGGTCACCGAGCGCGACAAGCCCGATCCGACCCGCCAGGGCGCCGACAACCTCGACACCACGCGCGCCATCTCGCGCACCAGCGCCGAGATCTTCGAGCGTATCGAGGAAGAAAACCGCCGCCCCAAGCGCACGCAAATCACGCCCAGCACGCGCCAGGTCGGCTATGCGCTGTACTACAAGGCGATGCAGAAGCGCATCGAGGAAGTCGGCACGCTGAACTTCCCGCAACAGGCCGGCCGCAAGCTGTATGGCGACCTGGTGGTCTACATCCCCGTGTTCCAGGACGGCACCCTGTACCTGGGCGATGGCGGCCCGCGCGTCGAGCGCAGCTCGGGCAACCCGGCCCTCGACAAGGCGGCGCTCGAGATCGTGCGTCGCTCGGCCCCGTTCGGCGCCTTCCCGGCCAATATGCGCACCCAGGGCAAGGACGACCTGTGGGAAGTGTTCACCCGATTCCGTTTCACCCGTGAGGACAAGATGCAGGCAACCCTTGGAGAAGCCGCCAAATGA
- the aroE gene encoding shikimate dehydrogenase, which yields MSRPVTDQYCVIGNPIAHSKSPQIHAAYALQTGQDLAYERCLAPPDGFEATVRRLVAEGYRGANVTLPFKLDAARLATRLAPRAQAAGAVNTLMFDQGEIVGDNTDGPGLVADIVRNAGVPLAGKRILLLGAGGAARGALLPLLSEDPRQIVIANRTLATAERLAADFAAHAHRLAVSGFQDVEGGFDVVINATSASLAADVPPVPAAVFGPGVLALDMMYGKEPTVFMTFAARHGADVRDGLGMLVEQAAEAFLLWRGVRPETGAVLAAMRQAG from the coding sequence ATGAGCCGCCCCGTGACCGATCAATACTGCGTCATCGGCAATCCGATCGCCCACAGCAAATCCCCGCAGATTCACGCCGCCTACGCGCTGCAGACCGGCCAGGATCTGGCGTATGAACGCTGCCTGGCGCCGCCCGACGGCTTCGAGGCGACGGTGCGGCGCCTGGTCGCCGAAGGTTATCGGGGCGCCAACGTCACGCTGCCGTTCAAGCTCGACGCGGCGCGGCTGGCGACCCGGCTGGCGCCGCGCGCCCAGGCCGCCGGCGCCGTCAACACGCTGATGTTCGACCAGGGCGAGATCGTCGGCGACAACACCGACGGCCCCGGCCTGGTGGCCGACATCGTGCGCAATGCCGGCGTGCCGCTGGCCGGCAAGCGCATCCTCTTGCTGGGCGCCGGCGGCGCCGCGCGCGGCGCGCTGCTGCCGCTCTTGAGCGAAGACCCGCGCCAGATCGTCATCGCCAACCGCACGCTGGCGACGGCCGAACGGCTGGCGGCCGACTTCGCGGCGCATGCCCACCGGCTGGCGGTGAGCGGTTTCCAGGACGTGGAGGGCGGCTTCGACGTGGTCATCAACGCCACCTCGGCCAGCCTGGCGGCCGACGTGCCGCCCGTGCCGGCGGCGGTATTCGGCCCCGGCGTGCTGGCGCTGGACATGATGTACGGGAAGGAGCCGACCGTGTTCATGACATTCGCCGCGCGCCATGGCGCCGATGTGCGCGACGGCCTGGGCATGCTGGTCGAGCAGGCGGCCGAAGCCTTCCTGCTGTGGCGCGGCGTGCGGCCGGAGACCGGCGCCGTGCTGGCCGCGATGCGCCAGGCGGGCTGA